The genomic region GTCCGCGCCCAGATACACCGCGCGTACCGCGGCATCGGCACGGATCGTGGCGGCATCGCCCGCGGCGATCAACCGGCCGCGATCGAGCACCAGGATGCGGTCGGCGACGCCGAACACCACGTCCATGTCGTGTTCAGTGAACAGCACGGCCAAGGCGCGTTCCGTCGCCAGCCGCCGCACCAGCGCCATCAGCGCCGCACGCTCGGCCGGCGCCATGCCGGCGGTTGGCTCGTCCATTAGCAGCAACCGCGGCGCGCCGGCCAGCGCCACCGCCAGTTCCAGCCGCTTGACGTCGCCATAGGCGAGCACGCCGGCGGCACGCCCGGCCTGCTCTGCCATGCCCACCTCGGCCAGCAGTGTCTCGGCCTCGGCCACGAACAGGCTGTCAGCGGGCCGCCAGAACCGCCAGGTGGCGCCGCGATGCGCCTGCAACGCCACCTGCACGTTCTCGCGCACCGTCATCGAGGCGAAGGTCGCGGCGATCTGGAAGCTGCGCCCCACGCCCAGCCGCGCGATGCGCCGGGGCGGCAGCCCGGTGATGTCGCGCCCCGCCAGCCGCACGCGGCCGGCATCCGGCCGCACCTGTCCGCCGACCATGTTGAAGCATGTCGATTTGCCGGCACCGTTCGGCCCGATCAGCGCCAGCATCTCGCCCGCCGCCAGCGCGAAGGACACGTCGTCCACCGCGCGCACGCCGCCGAAGCTCTTACGCACCCCTTGCACCGCCAGCACCGTCATGCCCGGTCCCGTTCCCCGAGCCGTTGTGCCGCGCCGGCGATGCCCTGCGGGAAGGCCAGCACCAGGGCGATGATTGCCAGCCCCAGCACCAGGCGCCAGCGATCGGTCGCCAGCAGCAGCGTGTCGTACAGCCCGGTATAGGCCAGGGCCCCCAGCACCGGCCCGGCCATGGTCTGCACCCCGCCAAGCAGCACCATGACCAGCGCGTCCACCGAACGCTCGATCGAGATCATGGTCGGGAACACGCTGCCTTTCGAATAGGCCGCCAGCGCCCCCGCCAGCCCCGCCGCGGCACCGGCCAGGGCGAAGGCGGCCATGCGCAGCGGTGCCGGCCACAGCCCCGTTGCCTCGGCCCGTGCGGCCGAATCGCGACAGGCGCGCAGCGCGTAGCCGAAGGGCGAGAACAGCACCCGGCGCAGCAGCACGGCTCCGCCGGCGCACAAAGCCAGGGTCAGCCACCAGAACACCGCCGGGTCGGCGGCCCAGGGCGCGGGCCAGACTCCCAGGATGCCGTTATCGCCGCCGGTCGCCTCGCTCTGGAACGAAGCCGCCCACACGATCTGCGCGAAGGCCAGGGTCAGCATGGCCAGGTAGACGCCCGATAGCCGCACCACGAAGGCGGCGAAGGCCAGTGCCGCCACGCCCGCCGCCACCGGTGCCAGCGCCAGCCCCGCCGCCATCGGCCACGCAAGCTGCGTCGCCGCCAGCGCGGCGGCATAGGCGCCGATACCGAACCAGGCGGCATGGCCGAAGCTCGCCATGCCACCCGGCCCCATGATGACGTGCAGGGACGCCGCGAACAGAACGGCGATCATTGCCTCGGTCAGCACCGACAGTGCGAAGGGGCCGACCAGGAACGGTGCCGCCATGCCGGCCACCAGCACCGCCAGCCCGAGCCAGCGCAGCGCGCGGCCGGCCGGCCGGATCAGTGCCAGCGCCTGCGTCTCGCCGCGCGCCGCCGCCTGCGCCCGGCCGAGCAGCCCATGCGGGCGCACCGCCAGCACCACTGCCATCACCACGAACACCAGCACCAGCGTGGCTTTCGGCAGCAGCACGATGCCGAAGGCCTGCAGCTCGGCGATCAGCAGGCTGGCCAGGAAGGCGCCCGGCAGGCTGCCCATGCCGCCAACCACTACCACGACGAAGGCGTCGGTGATGACGGAGAGATCCATGTGCAGGTTCGCCGACCCGTCCGGCAAGGCGAGCGCGCCGCCGAGCCCGGCCAGCCCGGCACCGAGCGCGAACACGGTGGTGAACAGCAGCCGCTGGTCGACGCCCAGCGCCGCCACCATCTCGCGGTCTTCGGTAGCCGCGCGTACCCGCACGCCCCAGCGCGTGCGCCCGAGCAGCAGCCACAATCCCAGCAGCACCAGCGGGCCAATGCCGATCAGGATCAGGTCATAAAGCGGGAAGCGCGCCCCGGCGATGGTGACGAAGCCGCGCAGCCAGCGGGGCCGGGAAAGCGAGAGGTCGTTCGGTCCCCAGGCCAGCAGCACCAGTTCCTGCACCACCAGCACCACCCCGAAGGTGGCGAGCAGTTGCAGCAGTTCCGGCGCCCGATACAGCCGGCGCAGCAAGCCGGTTTCCAGCAGCACGCCGATGGCGGCGACGGCGAGCGCCGCCAGCAGCACTCCCGCGACGTGCCAGCCCGGCTCGCGCGGCAGCCGGGTGAGGATGCTGAAGCCGATATAGGCCCCGAGCATGAACAGGCTGCCGTGGGCGAAATTCACCACGCGCGTCACGCCGAAGATCACGGTCAGCCCCGCCGCCACCAGGAACAGCGAAGACGCCCCGGCGAGCCCGGTCAGGAACTGGATCAGAACGAAGTCCAAGGCAGTCGCGCCGGCTTGTCCTCAGGCCGGCCGCAGCTTGCGCACCACCTCGTCGGCGGGCAGGGCGGCGGCGCCGTCCACATAGCGCCAGTCCACCATCGTGCCACGCCCGGCCTTCACGGCGGTCCGGCCGACATAGGTGCCGAGCGTGGACTGGTGATCGATCGCCCGCCAGCTCGCGCGCCCGAACGGGGTATCGAATCCGGTACCGGGCAGGGCGTCGCAGAGCTGTTCGGTGCCAGTGCCGCCCGCCCGGACGATACCGGCGACGATCGCGCCGATCAGGGCGTGGCCGACCACCGACCCCATCTTCGGCGGCACGTTGAATTTCGCCTGGTAGGCGGCAATGAACGCCCGGTTGGCCGGGTCGGCCACCGAGTCCACCGGATAGCCGGTCACGATCCAGCCCTCCGGCGTTTCCTCGCCGAGCGGATCGAGATATTCCGGCTCGCCGGTCAGCACCGAGACCACGCTGCGGCTCTCGAACAGGCCGCGCGTGTTACCCTGGCGGACGAAATTGGTCAGGTCCGGTCCGAAGGTGACGTTCAGGATCGCCTCCGGCCGGGCCGCTTCCAGCGCCGCCACGGTGGCGCCGGCATCGATCCGCCCGAGCGCCGGATATTGCTCGGCGACGAAGCTCACGTCCGGGCGCTTCGCCTGCAGCAACTGGCGGAACCACTTCACCGTGGAGGTGCCGTATTCGTAGTTCGGCGCCACCGCCACCCAGCGCCGCGCCGGCAGCTTCGCCGCTTCCTCGACCAGCATCGCCGCCTGCATGTAGGTCGAGGGCCGCAGCCGGAAGCAGTAGCGATGGCCACGTTCCCAGACCAGCGCGTCGGTCAGCGGCTCGCCCGCGACGTACAGGACGCGGTTCTGCGCGGCGACGTCGGACAAGGCGAGGCCGACATTGGAAAGGTACCCGCCCGCCAGCAGGTCCACCTTCTGCTCGTTCAGCAATTCGCCGGCGATGCGCACCGCGTCCTGCGGGCGACCGGCGTCGTCGCGGCTGATCACCTCGAGCGGGCGGCCCAGCACGCCACCCGCCGCATTCACCTGGGCCACGGCGAGCTGCCAGCCATTGCGGTAGGGCAGGGTGAAGCTGGGGATGGCGGTGTAGGAGTTGATCTCACCGATCCGGATCGGCACCGGCTGCGCCCGCAGGATGGCAGGGGTCGCCAGCGCGGCGGCGCTGCCGCACAGCACGGCGCGGCGTGTCAGGCTCATCTGTCGTCGTCTCCCGGCGCTGTCGCTCAGCGCATTCCGTCCTTGCCCTTGCCCGTATCGACCAGCGGGCTCCGCGGGCACGCGGATCTCCATAGCGTCGAAATGGCTGTCGATACAGGCGTTATCCTTGTGGCCCGGTGGCACGTCGATGCCGGAGCGGTGGAATGAACTCATTCCTTAAATATCTATCTGATATGCAAATTTAGCGTGGATGTTTTCACGACCTTGCGAATGCCATCCCGGGCACGCCAGGCCCCTGCAAACACCCAAAGATCCCCGGTTGCTGCCACTCTGGATCCGCCCCGGAACCGGACCGATCACGCTGATTGATTTGTACTTCGTTCTGAATCAAAGCCTTGCCAGGCGGCTTTCCGTCGCGGGGCAGGGGCGGGAGGGGCAGGGCGCACGCAATTCGCCATCCCCCACCCGGGTATCACCCATGGTAAGTCTTCGCCTTGTCGGCCAACCCGTGCAATGAGACGGGCTCGACAAGCGGGGGGAAATCAGGCTTCCGATCCCACCTGACAATCATATATGCTGCAGCGCAACATGGTTCTTCTCCGCCCAGGCTCCGGCCGATTCCGCTCCGAGGCGCTGTTCCGCCCGAAATCCGTCGCCGTCCTCGGCGCCGGGACGGAGCTCGGCGCCATCGTCATGGCGAACATGCTTGCCGCCGGGTTCAAGGGGGCCATCCTCCCGGTCGCACCCGGTCAGCATGCCATCTCCGGCGTACTCGCCTATGACGGGATTGACGCCCTGCCGGTGGCCCCCGATCTCGCCGTGTTGTGCGACGGTGCCATGCCGCTCGATGCCACCTTCGCCGCGCTCGCGAAGCGGGGTACGCATGCGGGGGTGGTGGTCGGCGATACCGGCAGCCTACGCGACGCGGCGCTCACGCACAATGTCCGGGCCCTCGGTCCGGGCTCGTTCGGCATCGTGGTGCCGGAAATCGGCTTGAACGCGTCCTGCTCACATCTCCAGCCGCGTCCTGGCCGCATCGCGCTGGTCTCGCAATCGGCGGCGCTCTGCCGCTCGGTGCTGGACTGGGCCGAGCCGAACGGGGTCGGGTTCAGCCACATCATCGGCATCGGTGGCAACACCGACCTCGGCTTTGGCGTGGTGCTGGACTGGCTCGCCCGCGACCCTGGGACCGGTGCCATCCTGCTCGACATCCGCCACATCAAGGACCGCCGGGCCTTCATCTCGGCGGCCCGCGCCGCCGCCCGGCTGCGCCCGATGGTGGCGATCCGGCCGGGCGGGCGCATGCAGGATCCCTCGGGCGAGGCCGATGCCGCGCTGGTGGCGGCGCTGCGCCGATGCGGCATTCTCGCCGTGCCGAACATGGACGACTTCCTGGCCGCGGCCGAAACGCTGACCCGCGCCCGCCCGGCCCGCGGCGAGGCGCTGGCCGTCGTCACCAATGCCCATGGCCCGGCGCAGCTGGCCGCCGACGCCGCGCTGGAATTCGGGCTGAAGCTGGCCGAGCTGACGCCCGAGACCCGCAATACGATCACCCAGGCCCTGCCCGGCGCCTTCCGCCCCGGCGGCACCAGCGTCACCGATTCCGGCAGCCCCGGCGCCGACATCGTCTATGCCGCGCCGGGCAACCCCACCAAGCTGGCCGAGGCCGCCTCGCTGCTGGCCGGGGCCCGCGAAGTCGGCGGCGTCCTGGTCGTGCACGCCCCGACCGGCGCGCAGGACGAGGCCGCCATCCAGGGGATCGCCGCCGCCGCGGCCAAGGTGAAGGTGCCGATGGTGGTCTGTGCCATGGGCGAGACCACCGGGGGCGTACATCGCCGCCGCCTCGCCGATGCCGGCGTGCCGGTCTTCCCCGCCCCTGAGCAGGCCGTGCGCGGCTTCCTGCACCTGGTGCAGGACCGCCGCAACCGCGCCGCCGCCCGCGAGCTGCCGCCGCGCACCGTCCTGCGCATCGCCCCCGACCAGGCCGAGGTCCGCCGCGCCTTCCGCCGCGCCCGCGCCGCCGACCGGCTGATGCTGACCCAGGACGAGGCGATGGTGGTGCTGGGTGCCTACGGCATCCCGGTGGTGCCGAGTCGTCCGGCCATGGGCGCCGAGGACGCCGCCTACGCCGCCACCATGCTCGGCTTCCCGGTGGTACTGAAGCGCCGCCGCGCCGACCGGCCGGACCCCAACGCCAAGAGCGGCCTGGTGCTGGACCTGCGCGACGCCGACCAGGTGCGCACCGCCGCCACCATGCTGGAACGGCGCGGCGAGCCCGGTCCGGAGAGTGAGAACACCGGCTTCGTGGTGCAGCGCCAGGTCGGCCGTGCCCGCGAGCTGCTGATGCGGGTCAGCGAGGACAAGACCTTCGGCCCGACCCTGGTGTTCGGCCAGGGCGGCACCGCCGCGCAGTTCCTGCGCGATGTCGCGATCGACCTGCCGCCGCTCAACCTGCCGCTGGCCCACGCCCTGATCGCGCGCACCCGGGTTGCCGCCACGCTCGGCCCGCTGCACGACCAGCCGGCGGCGAACCAGGAAGCGGTGGCCGACGCGCTGGTGCGGCTCAGCCAGTTGGTGGTGGATTTCCCCGAGATCGCCGAGATCGACGTCAACCCGATGTTCGCCGATGCCGACGGCGTGCTGGTGGCGGATGCCTGGATTCGCCTGCGCGCGGACGCAGAAGCGCCGGGGCGGCTGGCCATCCCGCCCTATCCGGCCGAGCTCAGCACCATCTACGACGCCCGCGGCGAGATGCTCACCGTCCGTCCGATCCGCCCCGAGGACGCCGCCGCCCATGGCGAGTTCTTCAAGCGGCTTTCGCCCGAGGATGTCCGCTACCGGTTCTTCTCGGCCCTGCGCGAGCTGTCGGCCGAGCAGGTCTCCCGCCTCACCCAGATCGACTACGAGCGGGAGATAGCCTTCGTCGCCGTGCGCGAGGAGACCGGCGAGACCGTCGGCGTCGCCCGGTTGGTGCGCGAGATGAACGGCAGCGATGGCGAGTTCGCCGTGGTGGTGGAACCCTCGATGAAGGGGCGGGGGCTGGCGCGCTACCTGATGAACCAGTTGATCGCCTGGGGCCGCACCCAGGGGCTGACCGATGTCGTCGGGCAGGTGCTGTCGGACAACGCGCCGATGATCGCCTTCGTTCGCCACATCGGTTTCTCGGTCCGCCGCGTGCCGGGCGAGGAGGATATCGTCGAGGCGCGCTTGGCCCTGGTGCCGGAACCCGTCGCCGCCGCCTCCGACTGAACCGCTCCGTCGCCTGCCACCGCGCCGCCGCCGAGTCGCCCGCGGGGGAGAGTGCATCCTTCCGGCAACGACATCGCCGCTCCGCTTCCGCGTCTGGCCAAGCCGGCTTCCCATGGGGCCGGCAAGGGACCATATGACGCGAAACGACGGAGACACAGCCATGGCCATGAGCGGCGACGCACCGCCCCATCACTGCGGCAACCATCTCGAAGACGGGCCGCCGGCCGATCTGAGCCATGCCGGCGCGGTGATCGACAAGGCGATCGAATACATGGTCGGGCAGAATATCGGCTCGCTGGCCATTGCCTCGGCCCTGCTCGGCGGCGCGCTGGGCATGCTGGCCCGCAGCCTCGGCGACGAGGCGATCATCCGCGTGCTGGACAATGCCATCGCCAGCGTGCGCGCGGGCGAGCTGCATCACCTCGACGGCAGCGGGCGGGCCTGAGCGGCCGTATCCGCCGCACGTCCATCGAACTTGACGACTCCGGGGCGTTCCGCCATAAGCCGCGCCTTCCCTTGCACGTGGCGCGTTTGCGCGCGCCCTTGATTTTCCGAGGTTTTCGCGATGTCCCGCCGCTGCCAGATCACCGGCAAGGGCGTGCTGACTGGCAACAACGTCAGCCACGCCAACAACAAGACGCGCCGGCGTTTCCTGCCCAACCTGCAGGAGACTTCGCTTTTGTCCGATATCCTCGGGGTGAGCGTCACCATGCGCCTGTCCACCCGGGCGATCCGCACGGTCGAGCACAACGGAGGCATCGACTCCTTCCTGCTCGGCACCCCCGACCGCCGGCTGCCGGAAGATGCGCTGGCGCTGAAGCGGCGGATCGAGAAGGCCCAGGCCCGGCGCCAGGCCGCCTGATCAGCCGATTCGGTTGACGCGCTAGCCGGAAAGGCCCGCCAAAGCGGGCCTTTCCGCATTCAGCGAGTTCACATGTCAGGGACATGTCCGCTATTTACGGCGGGCATGTCCCTGTTCATGAGACCGCGATGATCCTTTGGCTCCGGACGGCCTTGCGCCCGGTCCTGCTTGTTCTGCTGCTCGTCGCCCCGGCCAGGGCCCAGGAGATGGCAACGCCGCAGGAACCGCCGGTCACGGCCGGCACGATCGTCCCCCCATCGCCGAAGCACGTCGCGCATGTGCGGGTCGACCGCGCGGTGACGGTGTTCACGGTCAACGCCGACGGCACCTATACCGAAACTGCCGAGCTGGACCACACGCTGCTGACCCAGCGTGGCGTTGCCCAGCGCGATCGTGCCGCGGTCACTTTCTATTCCCGGTCGCAGCGTCTCGAGGTGCTGGAGGCCTGGGTCGACCAGCCCGACGGCACCCGCCTGCCGGTCGGGCCTGAAGGCCGTTTCACCCGTCCCTCCGCGGCCAGCCAGGGGGCCCCCGGCTTCACCGGCAGCCAGACCACCACCGTGGTGTTCCCGCAGGTGCGGCCCGGCAGCCGCACTCACATCAAGTACCGGCGCATCCAGACCACCCCACCGCTGCTGGGCTTCAACGCCTGGTCGGAAGGCGAGCTGGAGAATGCCGCCGTCGAGGACCGCCTCGTCATCGACGCCCCGGCCGGGTTGCCCCTGTACTGGAAAAGCCGCGGCAGCGTCACTGTCACCGAGACCAGTGAAGCCGGGCGCCGCCGCATCGAGGCGGTGATTGCCCCGTCATCCGGCCAGGCCCCCGAACGCGACGCCGTGGCCAGCAGCGATTTCCAGCCGATCTTCCTGGCCAGCACGCTCCCCGACCTCGCCAGTCTCGGCGCCATCTATTACCGCCAGAGCCAGGAGCGGGCGGTGGTCACGCCGGAAATCGCGACGCTGGCCGCGCGCATCGTCGGCGAGCGCACCGGGCTGGACGCGGCGCGCGCCATCTACGACTGGGTCAGCGTCAACATCCGCTACGTCGCCGTCTATCTGAACCCAGATGACGGCTGGGTGCCGCACGAGGCCGCCGAGGTGCTCAGGAACGGCTACGGCGACTGCAAGGACCACACGGTGCTGATGCAGACCCTGCTGGCCGCCCGCGGCATCGTCGGCCAGGCGGCGCTGATCCACTGGGGCAATCGCTACAACGACCTGCCGCTCGCCCATCCCTTCCAGTTCAACCACGCCATCATCTACCTGCCCGACTACGACCTGTTCCTCAATCCAACCAATCCGTATGCGCCGTTCGGCTCGCTGGATCGCACGCTGTCCGGCAAGACCGTGGTGATCGCCACCGGCACCGGCCGGGTGTTGAGGACCCCTGCCTCGACGCCGGCCAGTTATCGGTACGCGATCGCCAGCCGCGTCGGCATCGACGACGAGGGCAATATCGACGGCAGCGCCGGCTACGTCCTTTCGCCCAACGTGGATACCGGGTTCCGCTCCTGGCTGGCCAATGCCAGTTCCCCCCGCGACCTGGCGGAACGCCTGCTACTCGGCACCCCCGAAGGCGGCTTCGGCAGCCTGCAGGCGAGCGACCCGCGCGATCTCGGCACGCCGCTGGCGGTGACCGCGACCTGGCGCAGCCCGCACGGTGTCACCTTCCGTGACGGCGCCGCCGCCATCACCATCCCGGCCGGGCCTGATATCAAGCCGGTCTATGGATTGCGCCGCTACCTCTCGGCCAGCGGCAGCCGCCACACGCCGATGCTGGTGGGCGCCACCGATCTCAGTTGGACCACCACCATCAGCCTGCCGGCCGGACTGACCGCCACCACGCTGCCGGCGCCGGTGACGGTGCGGACCCCGGCCGGACACTATACCGCCCGCTACGAACGCGCCGGCGCCCAGGTGCTGGTCCAGCGCAACCTCGTCATCGCCCAGGACGTGTTCCAGCCGGCAGAGTACCCGGACCTTGAGCGCCTGCTGTACGCGGCCCTCGATGACGCCCGGGCGACGATGACGCTCGCGCGCGCGGAAGTGGGGATCCGGTAGGTCGGGTTAAGAAAGGCCAGGGCTTTGCCCTGGACCCAGCAGGGGTCAGGAGACCCCTGCACCCCTATCGCGCTGCGCGGCAGAAAGTTTGGGTTCCAAGGGCTTTGCCCTTGGTGGAGGTCCAGGAGGCGAAGCCTCTGGCGGGATCGGGCCGCGAAGCGGACCGATGGCAGCGCCCCGCTTCAGCGCAATTCCGGGACGCGGTCCAGCAGGGCCGCCGTCAGTTCCTCCCGGCGTTCCCACAGCGAGCGGTACCAGGCGTGGCGGCGCGAAGCCTGGGCCGCGAGCATGCGCCGGCGTGCCACCATGGCGCGGGCGGAATCGGCCAGGGTGCGGCCTTGCGAGGGCGTCGCCAGCAGGTGCAGCAGGCATTTCTGCAGATCGGCGGCATCCTGGACCAGCAATCCGGTGCGGCCATCCTCGATGCTGTCGGCATACACGGTGGGCGTGGCGATGGCGGTCACGCGGTGGGCTGCCGCCTCGATGAATTTAAGATCTGATTTGCAACGATTAAAGGCGTTGTCACGCAGCGGCATGAACGAAAGTTCCGACTGCGACAGCAGGTCCAGGTAGGTGTCGTAGTTGCAGAGGGGCGTGAAGGTCTTGTGCGGCGTCTGCAGGGCATCGAACAGGCCCCGGTCGGCCAGGATGCGGAACTGCAGGCGCTCCCCGGCGAGGGCCGCGGCCGCGTTCAGCCCTGGCAGGAACTGTGGCCATTCCTCTTCCCGGTTGATGCCTGCGAAGAACAGGGTCAGCCGGTTCGGATCGGTGTAGTTGCGCACAGCGGGCAGTCGCGCGATGGCGTTCGGGAACACCGCCACTTCGGGATTGTGGCTTCGCAGCACCGCGGCCAGGGGGTCGGTGGAGGTCTGCACCGCGTGCACGCCGCGGAAGCTGAGGATCGACTCGTGCTGCATGGCGGGCAGGAAGTCGGGGTGATCGTCGAACTCGCACAGCACCAGCCAGCCTTCGGCGATCAGGGAGCGCAGTGTCGCAAGCCCTGTCTCGCCGGCCAACACCGGGCGATGGAAGATGAAGATACGTGCCGAATCGGCATCATCCCCTTTTGGGGTCGGGGCGCCCGGGGCGAGCACCTCGGTGGTCACCCCGGGGATGGACGTCAGCGCCTGCAACGGCTGCGTCACGCGCACATGGCTGACGCCGCCGACATGCTCGAGCATGGTCGAGCAGACATGCAGCGGTGCCGGAACACGCCGTGCCGCGCGCCAGACATGTTGCAGGGGCTGGGCGCGCTCGCGATAGGCCGTTACGTCGATGCCCAGTGCCACCAGGGCGGGGGCGGCGTCGCGCACGAATTCCTCACTGGCGGCGGCATCGAAGATGCGCGGCGCGACCTCGACCGGCAGCAGCCCGGCGCCAAGCACCGCCCGGCGCGTCGCCGCGCGGGTAAACCAGCGCAGATGGGTGCGGTCGAACAGCCCGGTTTCCTCGTAGTCCCAGGTGCCGCGCAGCAGGCGTTCGACGAAGCTCCAGTGCTCGGCGTTGGGCATGCAGATCAGCACGACCCCATCGGGGCTCAGGGCCTCGGCCTGGCGGGTGAGCACCGACCACGGATCACGCAGATGCTCGAGCACATCGCCATAGATGATGCAGTCGAACGGTCCGGTGCCGAACGGGAAGGGATCCGCCTCGACATCGCCGATGGCGACCTGGTCGAGTCGGGTCGCGGCGAGCCGGGCCGCATCCACGTCCAACTCGATGCCAAGAAAGCGGCAGGCCGGATTGCGGCGCTTGTACTCGGCCCCGAGCGCCCCGGTGGCGCAACCGACATCGAGCACGGCGCGGGCATCGAGGGGAATACGGTCGAGCAGGTCGGGATTTGGCACATCGGGATACGGCAGCATGAAGGTGTGATGCCTGCTTGGCAGGAAACGAGCAAGAGCAGTCAGGCCGGCCACCGCCTCTTCTCTGTCCTTTCTTGCCGGATGTTGCGATTCAGACATCTTTCGTGGCAGAATATTTTACTATGGATCCAAATTCCGGCGCGATGCGCGCCCAGCGCCGATCAAGGCCTTCGCGCGGAGCGGCTGGCGGCTTCGTCCATCGCGGCCTGGGCGCGTCGGGCCGCCTTGATGGCGTGGTGCGCATCATGCACGGCCAGCAGGCGCTCGGCCGCTTCGGCGTTGGTCCGGGCCATGGCGAGCGCGCTGCGTGCCTCGGCGGTGGCGGCACCGGCGCGCTGGTGCGAATCGTCCGCCTGTGCCCTTGCCCGCAGGCCATGCGGCAGCCAGGCGGCGAAAGCCTCCGCCATGGCATCGTCGGCGCCCGGCGCGGCGGCGGCTGCCCGTTCGCGGACGATCCCGCCTTCCGCGGCCGCGAGGGCGGCGCGGGTGGCGTCTTCTTCCTGCAGGCGGGTGGCGAGCGTCCGGCGCGCATCTTCACAGGCCAGGCGCCGCAGCCGCAGCAGGGTCAGCATCACGGCGCGGTTCATGACACGGGCGCTTCGAGCGCGGTGCGCAACTGCGCGAAGCTGTCGGCCAGGCCGGTCCGCTCGTCGCGGCCCTGGCGCAGCAGCGCCTCGATGCGCGGCGCCACCGCGATGGCCTCGTCCACCGCCGGATCCGTCCCCGCGCGATAGGCACCGAGTCGCACCAGATCAGCCATGTCGGCGTGCAGCTTCAGGATCGCGCGGGCCCGCCGGGTGAGGGCGTTCTCCTCGGCGCCGTTGCATCCAGGCACCGCCCGCGACAGCGAACGCAGCACGTCCACCGCCGGATAGCGTCCGCCCTCGGCGATGCGGCGGTCGAGGATGACATGGCCATCGAGGATGCCGCGCACCGCATCGGCCACCGGCTCGTCATGGTCGTCCCCTTCGACCAGCACCGTGAACAGTCCGGTGATATGGCCGGCGGAACGGCCGGGGATGTCAGGTCCGGGGCCGGCACGTTCCAGCAGGCGGGGCAA from Rhodovastum atsumiense harbors:
- a CDS encoding ABC transporter ATP-binding protein produces the protein MTVLAVQGVRKSFGGVRAVDDVSFALAAGEMLALIGPNGAGKSTCFNMVGGQVRPDAGRVRLAGRDITGLPPRRIARLGVGRSFQIAATFASMTVRENVQVALQAHRGATWRFWRPADSLFVAEAETLLAEVGMAEQAGRAAGVLAYGDVKRLELAVALAGAPRLLLMDEPTAGMAPAERAALMALVRRLATERALAVLFTEHDMDVVFGVADRILVLDRGRLIAAGDAATIRADAAVRAVYLGADALAGDP
- a CDS encoding ABC transporter permease, whose amino-acid sequence is MDFVLIQFLTGLAGASSLFLVAAGLTVIFGVTRVVNFAHGSLFMLGAYIGFSILTRLPREPGWHVAGVLLAALAVAAIGVLLETGLLRRLYRAPELLQLLATFGVVLVVQELVLLAWGPNDLSLSRPRWLRGFVTIAGARFPLYDLILIGIGPLVLLGLWLLLGRTRWGVRVRAATEDREMVAALGVDQRLLFTTVFALGAGLAGLGGALALPDGSANLHMDLSVITDAFVVVVVGGMGSLPGAFLASLLIAELQAFGIVLLPKATLVLVFVVMAVVLAVRPHGLLGRAQAAARGETQALALIRPAGRALRWLGLAVLVAGMAAPFLVGPFALSVLTEAMIAVLFAASLHVIMGPGGMASFGHAAWFGIGAYAAALAATQLAWPMAAGLALAPVAAGVAALAFAAFVVRLSGVYLAMLTLAFAQIVWAASFQSEATGGDNGILGVWPAPWAADPAVFWWLTLALCAGGAVLLRRVLFSPFGYALRACRDSAARAEATGLWPAPLRMAAFALAGAAAGLAGALAAYSKGSVFPTMISIERSVDALVMVLLGGVQTMAGPVLGALAYTGLYDTLLLATDRWRLVLGLAIIALVLAFPQGIAGAAQRLGERDRA
- a CDS encoding ABC transporter substrate-binding protein — its product is MSLTRRAVLCGSAAALATPAILRAQPVPIRIGEINSYTAIPSFTLPYRNGWQLAVAQVNAAGGVLGRPLEVISRDDAGRPQDAVRIAGELLNEQKVDLLAGGYLSNVGLALSDVAAQNRVLYVAGEPLTDALVWERGHRYCFRLRPSTYMQAAMLVEEAAKLPARRWVAVAPNYEYGTSTVKWFRQLLQAKRPDVSFVAEQYPALGRIDAGATVAALEAARPEAILNVTFGPDLTNFVRQGNTRGLFESRSVVSVLTGEPEYLDPLGEETPEGWIVTGYPVDSVADPANRAFIAAYQAKFNVPPKMGSVVGHALIGAIVAGIVRAGGTGTEQLCDALPGTGFDTPFGRASWRAIDHQSTLGTYVGRTAVKAGRGTMVDWRYVDGAAALPADEVVRKLRPA
- a CDS encoding bifunctional acetate--CoA ligase family protein/GNAT family N-acetyltransferase, which codes for MVLLRPGSGRFRSEALFRPKSVAVLGAGTELGAIVMANMLAAGFKGAILPVAPGQHAISGVLAYDGIDALPVAPDLAVLCDGAMPLDATFAALAKRGTHAGVVVGDTGSLRDAALTHNVRALGPGSFGIVVPEIGLNASCSHLQPRPGRIALVSQSAALCRSVLDWAEPNGVGFSHIIGIGGNTDLGFGVVLDWLARDPGTGAILLDIRHIKDRRAFISAARAAARLRPMVAIRPGGRMQDPSGEADAALVAALRRCGILAVPNMDDFLAAAETLTRARPARGEALAVVTNAHGPAQLAADAALEFGLKLAELTPETRNTITQALPGAFRPGGTSVTDSGSPGADIVYAAPGNPTKLAEAASLLAGAREVGGVLVVHAPTGAQDEAAIQGIAAAAAKVKVPMVVCAMGETTGGVHRRRLADAGVPVFPAPEQAVRGFLHLVQDRRNRAAARELPPRTVLRIAPDQAEVRRAFRRARAADRLMLTQDEAMVVLGAYGIPVVPSRPAMGAEDAAYAATMLGFPVVLKRRRADRPDPNAKSGLVLDLRDADQVRTAATMLERRGEPGPESENTGFVVQRQVGRARELLMRVSEDKTFGPTLVFGQGGTAAQFLRDVAIDLPPLNLPLAHALIARTRVAATLGPLHDQPAANQEAVADALVRLSQLVVDFPEIAEIDVNPMFADADGVLVADAWIRLRADAEAPGRLAIPPYPAELSTIYDARGEMLTVRPIRPEDAAAHGEFFKRLSPEDVRYRFFSALRELSAEQVSRLTQIDYEREIAFVAVREETGETVGVARLVREMNGSDGEFAVVVEPSMKGRGLARYLMNQLIAWGRTQGLTDVVGQVLSDNAPMIAFVRHIGFSVRRVPGEEDIVEARLALVPEPVAAASD
- the rpmB gene encoding 50S ribosomal protein L28, producing MSRRCQITGKGVLTGNNVSHANNKTRRRFLPNLQETSLLSDILGVSVTMRLSTRAIRTVEHNGGIDSFLLGTPDRRLPEDALALKRRIEKAQARRQAA
- a CDS encoding DUF3857 domain-containing protein, giving the protein MILWLRTALRPVLLVLLLVAPARAQEMATPQEPPVTAGTIVPPSPKHVAHVRVDRAVTVFTVNADGTYTETAELDHTLLTQRGVAQRDRAAVTFYSRSQRLEVLEAWVDQPDGTRLPVGPEGRFTRPSAASQGAPGFTGSQTTTVVFPQVRPGSRTHIKYRRIQTTPPLLGFNAWSEGELENAAVEDRLVIDAPAGLPLYWKSRGSVTVTETSEAGRRRIEAVIAPSSGQAPERDAVASSDFQPIFLASTLPDLASLGAIYYRQSQERAVVTPEIATLAARIVGERTGLDAARAIYDWVSVNIRYVAVYLNPDDGWVPHEAAEVLRNGYGDCKDHTVLMQTLLAARGIVGQAALIHWGNRYNDLPLAHPFQFNHAIIYLPDYDLFLNPTNPYAPFGSLDRTLSGKTVVIATGTGRVLRTPASTPASYRYAIASRVGIDDEGNIDGSAGYVLSPNVDTGFRSWLANASSPRDLAERLLLGTPEGGFGSLQASDPRDLGTPLAVTATWRSPHGVTFRDGAAAITIPAGPDIKPVYGLRRYLSASGSRHTPMLVGATDLSWTTTISLPAGLTATTLPAPVTVRTPAGHYTARYERAGAQVLVQRNLVIAQDVFQPAEYPDLERLLYAALDDARATMTLARAEVGIR